One Papaver somniferum cultivar HN1 chromosome 10, ASM357369v1, whole genome shotgun sequence genomic window carries:
- the LOC113315719 gene encoding nucleolin 1-like gives MAVSNNNNSSSSSDEDSKASAANSKAKTTHDEGTKSSIPLNNRRVTYAKLMKRKAETDEVEDRTRRKDRIQRKILAAEERRRFVDGVPSDSDADASEEETMWVLPEYKINPDRRNREIEAEAEEDSDSDDPYTHPDFISGPDSDSDEEEDSEKDISDESDE, from the coding sequence ATGGCAGtttccaacaacaacaattcttCCAGTTCTTCTGACGAGGATTCCAAAGCTTCTGCAGCTAATTCGAAAGCTAAGACAACTCATGATGAAGGGACAAAGTCCAGCATACCCCTGAACAACCGGAGAGTCACTTATGCCAAGCTTATGAAACGAAAAGCCGAGACTGATGAAGTAGAGGATCGTACGCGTAGGAAGGATCGGATCCAGCGCAAAATACTGGCGGCAGAGGAGAGGCGTCGATTCGTCGATGGGGTACCTTCTGACTCTGATGCTGACGCTTCCGAAGAGGAAACCATGTGGGTGTTACCAGAATACAAGATCAATCCTGACCGGCGTAACAGGGAGattgaagctgaagcagaagaagacTCGGATTCAGACGATCCTTATACCCATCCAGACTTTATCAGTGGTCCTGATAGCGATTCTGACGAAGAggaggattccgagaaggacatcTCAGATGAATCTGACGAATAG